A genomic window from Lotus japonicus ecotype B-129 chromosome 1, LjGifu_v1.2 includes:
- the LOC130744231 gene encoding RNA-binding KH domain-containing protein RCF3 — MERSRSKRSYYYDQDYDSETVARTRPRYNHHYSASSHRHRGGGRHVKAQEPPVTVTTSYRILCHDLKAGGVIGKSGGIIKSIRQRTGAWINVHELMPGDEERIIEISDTRRQDPDRRMPSFSPAQEALLMIHERILEADAGVGEEDEEYGRGGGGGGGGGSGRVSTRLVVSRMHVGCLMGKGGKIIEQMRMETKTQIRILPRDHNLPRCVSMSEEIVQVTGDVNAVKNALEVISSRLRESQHRDRGHFHGRGHSPERFFSPDDDYIPRRSSMDRPGFGSRIATTNTRNNSHSSLGYAMEQGAPPVADDAQPLYGEDIVFRILCPVEKVDRIIGESDGIVEFLQNEVGVDVRVINPVGGSNEQIVIVTSEEGPDDVLFPAQEALLHIQTRIVDLVLDKDNFITTRLVVPSSYIECLDGKDASLSEIRRLTGANIQILPREELPSCVAKTDELVQIVGEIKAARDAVVEVTSRLRSYLYRDFFQRDIVPPSASLPGFEASSSNNISLVAETSSIYQNVQSMAAALPSKESGGSSFEAGKQKESDRGDDVLGSLNRLAVPLVTRSTLEVVIPEYAVPKLTAKSRSKLAQISELSGANVTLVEDRPDVTQKIIQISGTPEQAERAQSLLQGFILSTQEDGP; from the exons ATGGAGAGGTCTAGATCTAAGAGAAGCTACTACTATGACCAAGACTATGATTCTGAGACCGTAGCGAGGACCAGGCCGAGGTATAACCACCACTACAGTGCCAGCTCCCACCGCCACCGTGGCGGCGGAAGGCATGTTAAGGCGCAGGAGCCGCCGGTGACGGTGACGACGAGCTACCGCATTCTGTGTCACGACTTGAAGGCCGGCGGCGTGATTGGGAAGTCCGGCGGGATTATTAAGTCCATCAGGCAGCGGACCGGCGCGTGGATCAACGTGCATGAGCTGATGCCCGGAGATGAGGAGCGGATCATCGAGATCAGTGACACGCGCCGGCAGGACCCGGATAGGAGGATGCCGTCGTTCTCGCCGGCGCAGGAGGCGTTGCTGATGATACATGAGAGGATCCTGGAGGCTGATGCGGGGGTTGGGGAGGAGGATGAGGAGTATGgaaggggtggtggtggtggtggcggtggtgggagTGGCCGTGTTTCGACGAGGTTGGTGGTGTCGAGAATGCATGTAGGGTGTTTGATGGGGAAAGGAGGGAAGATTATTGAACAAATGAGGATGGAGACCAAGACCCAAATTAGAATACTACCAAGAGATCACAATCTACCTCGTTGTGTTTCCATGTCAGAAGAGATTGTTCAG GTTACAGGTGATGTTAATGCTGTAAAGAATGCTCTAGAAGTTATATCATCCCGATTGAGGGAGAGCCAACACCGTGACCGTGGTCATTTTCATGGACGTGGACATTCACCAGAACGTTTCTTTTCTCCTGACGATGATTATATTCCTCGTAGATCATCTATGGACCGGCCTGGTTTTGGATCACGAATAGCTACCACCAATACCAGAAACAATAGTCACTCCTCATTAGGTTATGCAATGGAGCAAGGGGCTCCTCCTGTGGCTGATGATGCACAGCCCTTGTATGGAGAGGACATTGTTTTTCGTATACTTTGTCCAGTTGAGAAAGTTGATCGTATTATTGGGGAATCAGATGGAATTGTAGAGTTCCTTCAGAATGAAGTTGGCGTAGATGTAAGGGTCATCAATCCTGTTGGCGGTTCAAATGAACAGATAGTTATCGTTACTTCCGAAGAG GGTCCTGATGATGTGCTGTTCCCAGCTCAGGAAGCTTTGCTACATATACAAACTCGTATTGTCGATCTTGTTCTTGATAAGGACAATTTTATAACCACCAGGCTTGTTGTTCCTTCTAGCTACATTGAATGCTTAGATGGAAAAGATGCATCACTATCGGAAATAAGGAGGTTGACTGGGGCTAATATTCAAATATTGCCTAGAGAAGAACTACCTTCCTGTGTTGCAAAAACTGATGAATTGGTACAG ATTGTGGGAGAGATAAAAGCAGCCCGAGATGCTGTTGTTGAGGTGACCTCAAGATTAAGAAGTTACTTGTATAGGGATTTCTTTCAAAGGGACATAGTACCACCATCAGCCTCCCTACCTGGTTTTGAGGCATCTTCTTCCAATAATATTTCTCTAGTTGCTGAAACTTCCTCAATCTATCAGAATGTGCAAAGTATGGCAGCAGCCCTTCCATCAAAG GAAAGTGGAGGATCTAGCTTTGAGGCaggaaaacaaaaagaaagtGACCGTGGAGATGATGTGCTCGGCAGTTTAAATAG GCTTGCTGTGCCTCTCGTCACAAGGAGTACACTTGAAGTTGTCATACCAGAGTATGCAGTTCCGAAGCTTACAGCAAAATCCAGAAGCAAGCTCGCACAGATAAGTGAG TTATCCGGAGCCAATGTGACTCTTGTTGAGGATAGACCAGATGTGACGCAGAAAATTATTCAGATATCTGGTACTCCAGAGCAGGCAGAGAGAGCCCAGAGCTTACTTCAAGGATTTATTTTGAGCA CTCAAGAAGATGGCCCTTGA